The Helicobacter jaachi DNA window AAAAATTTGACGCGCTAGGATTAGAGCGCACTAGCATCTTGCGGCTTGGCACGCCTACATTGCAGTATATGAATACTTATCCGCAGACTTGCGACCCAAGCTTATTTCAGCGTAGGCAGGATATGAGTCTATTTAATTTTCAAGATTCTCTAAAAACGCGGCTTAAGCAAGCCTTTGTTGTGGGCGTAACGCTTGATGGCTTTATTAAGCGATATGAGGGCTTGGAGCTAACATTTCATCATATATTTTTAGATGAATGCGCTTATGCGCCTTTGATTAAAACTTGTGCTTTGTGTGTGGATAATACGCCGCTTTCATTTTTTGGCGACCATAAGCAGCTCTCTCCAGTGTGTGAAATGCCCCTAAACGAGCTGCGCAAGGCAGAAAATGAGCATGTGTATGCATGGACATTATCTGCACTTTTTTTAGAATCTTTTTTAAAAGGCAGCCCTTTAAAAGAGCTAGCTAATCTCCAAACGCCCCCACTTGCCTACACCTGCTTAAGCAAGCTAAGCAAAACTCACCGCTATGGCGATAATCTCGCACATATCCTTGATACATATATTTATCATATGGGCTTAAAGGGCAATGGCGAGCAAATGCAGATTCTAGCCATTGATAGCGGCACAAAGAGCGAGGGCGAGCAGCATATAAGCGAGAATGAGGCGCGTGCATGTGAGCAGCTCTGCCTTAAGCTTAGGGGGGAAGATTATGCTGTGATTACGCCATTTGTCAAGCAGCGTAAGCGGCTGTGCAAGGGGATTCCTAGAGATAGAATCTTTACCATTCATGGCTCGCAGGGACAAGAATTTGATAGCGTGATTTTTTCGCCTGTGAGTTTGCACTATCATCTGACCAATTCTTCGCAAATAAATGCGCTCTATGCGCTTAATGTGGCTATTTCGCGTATTAAAAAGCGGCTTTTTATCGTGTGTGATTATAAATTTTGGATAAAGCAAGAGGGGCAGCTCATTTGGGCGATTTTGCAGCAGGCGCAAATGATAAATATAGAATCTAAGATGACTTTTTAAGCCCTATAATAGCGTGAAAGTAAGTTTTAAGGAGCGAAAATGAAGCATATTACACTATCTTGTGGCAGTGGGGGATTAGAATCCTATAAGCTCATTGATGAGGTGATTTATGAGATTTTGGGTGGGCTTATACTAGATATGCACGAGGACGCAGGCGTGTATGAGGGCAAGGGGCGTATGGCGACTAGCACAGATAGTTATGTGATAAGTCCGCTTGTGTTTCCCGGTGGGGATATTGGTAAATTATGCGTGTGCGGCTCGAGCAATGATGTGGCGATGCGCGGGGCAAAGCCGCTGTATATGTGCTTAGGGCTTATTTTGGAAGAGGGCTTAGATGTGTCGCTTTTAAAGCAGATTCTATATTCTATTAAGCAGGAGGCGCGAAAGGGGGGGCTACGCATTATATCAGGCGATACAAAGGTCGTGCCAAAGGGCGCTGTGGATAAAATTTTTATTAATACAACAGCCTTTGGCGAGGTGGTGAGCGATTGGCGTGTGGGGAGGATACAAGAGGGCGATGATATTATCCTTAGCGCACCTATTGGCGCGCATGGTGCGGTTATCTTTTGTGAGAGGAATGAGATTGCGTTGCAGAGCGATTTGCAGAGTGATTGCGCGCAACTCTATCCGCTTATAGAATCTGTGCATAATTGTGAAATTCACACTATGCGAGATGCAACTAGAGGGGGATTAAGCGCGGTATTAAATGAATGGTGCAGGGCAGCAAAGGTAGAAATAAGCATTAATGAAGAGAGCGTGCCTATCTTGGAGCAAGTAAGCGGTGTGTGTGAGATACTAGGGCTTGAGGCGCTAAGCCT harbors:
- a CDS encoding AAA domain-containing protein is translated as MSDIKDTLIDAAKRYYAYLDANDLGLSEIHISHCMLEGEEFIIALKGNMADMEVRLNGDLLLKVEHELYKITETDDIKPRFFDEKQKVFYLSLKPKLVPIFAKILKEKRHIALFSDLKFLVKNVEEFFTKYGEHLSLPQAISPCIVPHIAYLSDEQSTALNMVLNTPLSYVWGPPGTGKTQAVLFEALLHYIKAGKRVAVVTSTNNALEQVLKSLIKKFDALGLERTSILRLGTPTLQYMNTYPQTCDPSLFQRRQDMSLFNFQDSLKTRLKQAFVVGVTLDGFIKRYEGLELTFHHIFLDECAYAPLIKTCALCVDNTPLSFFGDHKQLSPVCEMPLNELRKAENEHVYAWTLSALFLESFLKGSPLKELANLQTPPLAYTCLSKLSKTHRYGDNLAHILDTYIYHMGLKGNGEQMQILAIDSGTKSEGEQHISENEARACEQLCLKLRGEDYAVITPFVKQRKRLCKGIPRDRIFTIHGSQGQEFDSVIFSPVSLHYHLTNSSQINALYALNVAISRIKKRLFIVCDYKFWIKQEGQLIWAILQQAQMINIESKMTF
- the hypE gene encoding hydrogenase expression/formation protein HypE — translated: MKHITLSCGSGGLESYKLIDEVIYEILGGLILDMHEDAGVYEGKGRMATSTDSYVISPLVFPGGDIGKLCVCGSSNDVAMRGAKPLYMCLGLILEEGLDVSLLKQILYSIKQEARKGGLRIISGDTKVVPKGAVDKIFINTTAFGEVVSDWRVGRIQEGDDIILSAPIGAHGAVIFCERNEIALQSDLQSDCAQLYPLIESVHNCEIHTMRDATRGGLSAVLNEWCRAAKVEISINEESVPILEQVSGVCEILGLEALSLANEGVCVMALPASESKEVLAKLRAHELGRHACIIGRVSKRVQNIESARVILCNQWGGKRYMEYPQGELLPRIC